The Kitasatospora paranensis genome has a window encoding:
- a CDS encoding WhiB family transcriptional regulator — protein sequence MTVISRLPGPIHHRWDWQLRAACRAADDQLFFHPSGERGQAHDNREAAAKRICARCPVRAQCLEHALAVREPYGVWGGLGEDERIALLGPVRHRRR from the coding sequence GTGACGGTCATATCTCGTCTTCCCGGACCGATCCACCACCGCTGGGACTGGCAGCTACGGGCCGCGTGCCGCGCCGCGGACGACCAGTTGTTCTTCCACCCGTCGGGCGAACGCGGCCAGGCCCACGACAATCGGGAAGCCGCCGCCAAACGGATCTGTGCCCGGTGCCCCGTCCGCGCGCAGTGCCTCGAACACGCGCTGGCCGTCCGTGAGCCCTACGGCGTCTGGGGTGGCCTGGGCGAGGATGAGCGCATCGCCCTGCTCGGTCCCGTCCGCCACCGCCGTCGCTGA
- a CDS encoding type 1 glutamine amidotransferase domain-containing protein — MADRAQPGPKVLAIVTTYGVEQDELLVPHTHLSGSGAQVDIAAPSPETIRTLVGDRDPGKEVRPTTTLAEVDPADYDLLLVPGGTLNADSLRLDGDALDIVRAFTSSGRPVAAICHGPWALVEADVVKGKTLTSYASLRTDIGNAGGIWVDESVVTDDTNGWTLITARTPDDLGDFLHEIDAALQGATAGRAAGHR; from the coding sequence ATGGCCGACCGCGCACAGCCCGGACCGAAGGTCCTGGCCATCGTGACCACCTACGGCGTCGAGCAGGACGAACTGCTCGTGCCCCACACACACCTGAGCGGCTCCGGCGCGCAGGTCGACATCGCGGCACCCTCGCCGGAGACGATCCGGACCCTCGTCGGGGACAGGGATCCGGGGAAGGAGGTCCGACCCACCACAACCCTGGCCGAGGTGGATCCGGCCGACTACGACCTGCTTCTCGTCCCTGGCGGGACCCTGAACGCCGACTCGTTGCGGCTGGACGGCGACGCGCTCGACATCGTCCGCGCGTTCACGTCCTCGGGCCGTCCCGTCGCCGCCATCTGCCACGGCCCCTGGGCCCTCGTGGAGGCCGACGTGGTCAAGGGCAAGACCCTCACCTCGTACGCGTCATTGCGCACCGATATCGGCAACGCCGGCGGGATCTGGGTGGACGAGTCCGTCGTCACGGACGACACGAACGGCTGGACGCTGATCACCGCCCGCACCCCGGACGACCTCGGGGACTTCCTGCACGAGATCGACGCCGCCCTGCAGGGTGCGACCGCCGGGCGGGCGGCGGGACACCGCTGA
- a CDS encoding endonuclease, which yields MDNAELTARLLDAHGRTYADEAGITLRDKPAPLYRLLVLATLCASRISSRTATAAARELFRAGLRTPRAMAGSSWQERVDALGRAHYVRYDESTSTALGEGSALVLDRWKGDLRRLREEAGRDPASVRELLREVPRIGPVGAEIFCREAQDVWPELRPSLDERARRTAGDLGLPHSPAGLSALVPPEELARLAAALVRVGLAKDGVRDLLGA from the coding sequence ATGGACAACGCCGAGCTGACCGCGCGTCTGCTGGACGCGCACGGGCGCACCTATGCCGACGAGGCGGGAATCACCCTCAGGGACAAGCCCGCACCGCTCTACCGGCTGCTGGTGCTGGCGACGCTCTGCGCATCCCGGATCTCGTCCCGCACGGCGACGGCGGCGGCCCGCGAGCTGTTCCGGGCAGGGCTGCGGACGCCGCGGGCGATGGCCGGCTCGTCCTGGCAGGAGCGGGTCGACGCCCTCGGCCGGGCCCACTACGTGCGGTACGACGAGAGCACCTCCACTGCCCTCGGGGAGGGATCCGCCCTCGTCCTCGACCGCTGGAAGGGCGACCTCAGAAGGCTCCGCGAGGAGGCCGGGCGCGATCCTGCGTCGGTGCGCGAACTGCTCCGGGAAGTGCCGCGGATCGGGCCGGTCGGCGCCGAAATCTTCTGCCGCGAGGCGCAGGATGTATGGCCCGAACTGCGCCCCAGCCTCGACGAACGGGCCCGGCGCACCGCCGGTGACCTCGGCTTGCCGCACTCCCCCGCCGGCCTGTCCGCTCTAGTCCCTCCCGAGGAGCTGGCCCGGCTCGCCGCGGCCTTGGTGCGCGTGGGGCTGGCGAAGGACGGCGTGCGGGACCTGCTCGGAGCCTGA
- a CDS encoding zinc-dependent alcohol dehydrogenase, translating into MKALTWHGRRDVRIEDVPDPVIEQPTDIVVEVTSTGLCGSDLHLYEVLGPFLDEGDVLGHEPMGTVRETGPEVTALRPGDRVVVPFNISCGTCFMCDRGLHSQCETTQVHAYGTGASLFGYTKLYGQVPGGQAELLRVPFGNTLPIKVPDGPPDDRFVFLSDVLPTAWQAVEYADIPEGGSVVVLGLGPIGDMCTRIAAHRGAGQVIGVDLVPERLERVRARGTTVLDLDRHGKQLAATVREMTDGRGPDAVIDAVGMEAHGSPAAALAQQSTALLPNALVARIMQHVGVDRLHALHLAIDLVRRGGTISLSGVYGGMTDPLPLLTMFDKQIQLRMGQANVHRWAGDILPLLTDEDPLGVDAFATHHLPLTDAPDAYRMFQKKQDGAVKILFQP; encoded by the coding sequence ATGAAGGCATTGACCTGGCACGGCCGGCGGGACGTACGCATCGAGGACGTCCCTGATCCGGTGATCGAGCAGCCGACGGACATCGTCGTCGAAGTGACCTCGACGGGCCTGTGCGGATCGGACCTCCATCTCTACGAGGTCCTCGGCCCGTTCCTGGACGAGGGGGACGTCCTGGGCCACGAGCCCATGGGAACCGTCCGCGAGACCGGCCCCGAGGTCACCGCCCTCCGGCCCGGAGACCGGGTGGTCGTGCCGTTCAACATCTCGTGCGGCACCTGCTTCATGTGCGATAGGGGCCTCCACTCGCAGTGCGAGACAACACAGGTCCACGCCTACGGCACCGGCGCCTCACTGTTCGGCTACACGAAGCTCTACGGCCAGGTCCCCGGCGGTCAGGCCGAGCTGCTTCGCGTACCGTTCGGCAACACCCTGCCGATCAAGGTGCCCGACGGCCCGCCGGACGACAGGTTCGTGTTCCTCTCCGACGTCCTGCCCACCGCCTGGCAGGCAGTCGAGTACGCCGATATCCCGGAAGGCGGCAGTGTCGTCGTCCTCGGTCTCGGCCCGATCGGCGACATGTGCACCCGCATCGCCGCACACCGCGGCGCCGGGCAGGTGATCGGCGTCGATCTCGTTCCCGAGCGGCTGGAACGCGTCCGTGCGCGCGGCACCACAGTTCTGGACCTCGACCGGCACGGCAAGCAGCTGGCCGCCACCGTCCGGGAGATGACCGACGGCCGGGGACCCGACGCCGTCATCGACGCGGTCGGCATGGAGGCCCACGGCTCCCCCGCCGCCGCACTTGCCCAGCAGTCGACCGCCCTGCTCCCCAACGCCCTGGTGGCCCGCATCATGCAGCACGTCGGCGTCGACCGTCTGCACGCCCTCCACCTGGCCATCGACCTGGTCCGCCGCGGCGGCACCATCTCCCTGTCCGGCGTGTACGGCGGCATGACCGACCCGCTGCCGCTGCTCACCATGTTCGACAAGCAGATCCAGCTCCGGATGGGCCAGGCCAACGTGCACCGCTGGGCCGGAGACATCCTCCCGCTGCTCACCGACGAAGACCCGCTCGGCGTCGACGCCTTCGCCACCCACCACCTGCCGCTCACGGACGCACCCGACGCCTACCGGATGTTCCAGAAGAAGCAGGACGGCGCCGTCAAGATCCTCTTCCAGCCCTGA
- a CDS encoding SDR family NAD(P)-dependent oxidoreductase has product MTRRPHRFQGRIALVTGASRGLGLLIARRLTERGCRVLLCARDPAELTAAEHRLRATGADVTSLACDITDDTAPHDLLDAVHALLGPLDILVNNAGIIQVGPLDTLHEEDFRRAMETMFFAPLRLTLAALPDLRASTAGTLVNISSIGGRLSPPHLLPYASAKFAVAGLSQGLRAELADAEVGVTTVFPGLMRTGSHTAARFHGRPGAEYGWFATAASMPLLSMDAERAARAIVRAAEHRRPELVLTTPAKLAVRLHGLAPATTTRLLGLAARILPDAGSHPHRDIPGSEAARESGLPAAVTVLGDRAGRRFGEPRPNP; this is encoded by the coding sequence ATGACCCGTCGACCGCACCGTTTCCAAGGCCGGATCGCGCTGGTCACCGGCGCCTCTCGCGGCCTCGGGCTACTGATCGCCCGCCGGCTCACGGAACGAGGGTGCCGGGTGCTGCTGTGCGCCCGCGACCCCGCAGAGCTCACGGCGGCGGAGCACCGCCTGCGCGCCACCGGCGCCGACGTCACCTCCCTGGCCTGTGACATCACCGACGACACCGCGCCGCACGACCTCCTCGACGCCGTGCACGCGCTACTGGGCCCGCTGGACATCCTGGTGAACAACGCCGGCATCATCCAGGTCGGCCCGCTGGACACTCTGCACGAGGAGGACTTCCGCCGGGCGATGGAGACCATGTTCTTCGCGCCCCTGCGACTGACCCTGGCCGCCCTGCCCGACCTGCGCGCGAGCACGGCGGGCACACTGGTGAACATCTCCTCGATCGGCGGGCGGCTCTCCCCTCCCCATCTGCTGCCCTACGCCTCGGCCAAGTTCGCCGTCGCCGGGCTTTCCCAGGGGCTGCGCGCCGAACTCGCCGACGCCGAAGTCGGCGTCACCACCGTGTTCCCCGGCCTCATGCGGACCGGGTCCCACACCGCCGCCCGCTTCCACGGCCGCCCTGGAGCCGAGTACGGCTGGTTCGCCACAGCCGCCTCGATGCCGCTGCTCTCCATGGACGCCGAGCGCGCCGCCCGGGCCATCGTGCGCGCGGCCGAACACCGCCGGCCCGAACTCGTCCTCACCACACCGGCCAAGCTCGCCGTCCGGCTGCACGGACTGGCCCCTGCCACCACCACCCGGCTGCTCGGCCTCGCCGCCAGGATCCTCCCCGATGCCGGCAGTCATCCGCACCGCGACATCCCGGGCTCCGAAGCGGCCCGCGAGTCCGGGCTCCCCGCCGCGGTCACCGTCCTGGGCGACCGCGCCGGACGCCGCTTCGGCGAGCCGCGGCCGAACCCCTGA
- a CDS encoding DUF4235 domain-containing protein — translation MVKILYKPLGLLFGILGGLIAGALFKRLWALLGHEGDAPKATDEDRTWKEVLAAAALQGALFALVKAAVNRGGAAGTRRLTGTWPD, via the coding sequence ATGGTGAAGATCCTCTACAAGCCGCTGGGACTGCTGTTCGGCATCCTCGGCGGGCTGATCGCCGGCGCCCTCTTCAAACGCCTGTGGGCACTCCTCGGACACGAGGGGGACGCGCCGAAGGCCACGGACGAGGACCGCACCTGGAAGGAGGTGCTCGCCGCCGCGGCACTGCAGGGGGCGCTGTTCGCGTTGGTGAAGGCGGCTGTCAACCGCGGCGGTGCGGCCGGCACGCGGCGGCTGACCGGCACCTGGCCGGACTGA
- a CDS encoding glycosyltransferase — MIRSVAVVVPARDEQDLLGGCLDSLRRAARHPRVRGIPVDVIVVADACTDGTAALARQYGASAVEIAVRNVGRARAAGSARALDLALGRGLALHEVWLAHTDADSRVPSGWLAHQLACAAAGWCAVAGTVRVTDWTGHPPATAVAFHGHYTAAEDAGAHPHVHGANLGVRADTYRAVGGFAPLPVGEDRALVAALEAAGVHVTRTGRHPVTTSARRDARARGGFGDFLLRLAR, encoded by the coding sequence ATGATCCGGTCCGTTGCCGTGGTCGTTCCGGCCCGCGACGAGCAGGACCTGCTCGGCGGATGTCTCGACTCGCTGCGTCGGGCTGCCCGCCACCCGCGAGTGCGGGGCATACCGGTGGACGTCATCGTGGTGGCCGACGCCTGCACGGACGGCACCGCAGCGCTCGCCCGGCAGTACGGCGCGTCGGCGGTCGAGATCGCGGTGCGCAACGTCGGCAGGGCGCGGGCCGCCGGCAGCGCCCGCGCGCTCGACCTCGCGCTCGGCCGCGGCCTGGCCCTCCATGAGGTGTGGCTGGCCCACACCGACGCCGACTCCCGCGTGCCGTCCGGCTGGCTCGCGCACCAGCTCGCCTGTGCGGCGGCCGGCTGGTGCGCGGTCGCGGGGACCGTCCGCGTCACCGACTGGACCGGCCACCCGCCAGCCACCGCCGTCGCCTTCCACGGTCACTACACGGCAGCAGAGGACGCCGGAGCGCATCCCCACGTCCACGGTGCGAACCTCGGGGTGCGGGCCGACACCTACCGAGCGGTCGGTGGCTTCGCTCCGTTGCCGGTCGGTGAGGATCGGGCGCTCGTGGCGGCCCTGGAGGCGGCGGGGGTGCACGTCACACGCACCGGCCGGCATCCCGTCACCACCTCGGCGCGCCGCGATGCCCGGGCGCGCGGCGGATTCGGCGACTTCCTTCTCCGCCTCGCCCGCTGA
- a CDS encoding class I SAM-dependent DNA methyltransferase gives MTGSRRECRPQGADTCTPDAYFARMYAERDDPWDLAGRWYEQRKYALTVAALPRPVYRSAYEPGCSVGVLSGLLAARCRKLLACDREQKAVERARRRLSQHPHVRVEHQVLPRDWPTGRFDLIVLSELLYYFNAPVGADLLDLAVQSLEPGGTLLLVHWRHAVADHARGAEEVHRQARAHPALVAVAAHTEPDFLLDVLVRPDRPDTPAARLSVAALEGLT, from the coding sequence ATGACCGGCAGCCGCCGCGAGTGCCGCCCGCAGGGGGCGGACACGTGCACGCCGGATGCCTACTTCGCGCGCATGTACGCCGAACGGGACGACCCGTGGGATCTGGCCGGCCGCTGGTACGAACAGCGCAAGTACGCGCTCACCGTCGCGGCCCTCCCGCGCCCGGTCTACCGCAGCGCCTACGAGCCCGGCTGTTCGGTCGGCGTCCTGTCCGGCCTGCTCGCCGCCCGCTGCCGAAAACTCCTTGCCTGTGACCGGGAACAGAAGGCCGTCGAGCGTGCGCGCCGCAGGCTGTCGCAGCATCCTCACGTCCGGGTCGAACACCAGGTGCTCCCGCGCGACTGGCCCACGGGTCGCTTCGATCTGATCGTGCTTTCCGAGCTGCTGTACTACTTCAACGCTCCGGTCGGTGCCGACCTGCTGGACCTCGCCGTGCAGTCGCTCGAACCGGGCGGCACGCTCCTCCTGGTGCACTGGCGGCACGCAGTCGCCGACCACGCCCGGGGCGCGGAGGAGGTCCATCGGCAGGCCCGCGCCCACCCGGCCCTGGTCGCTGTCGCCGCGCACACCGAGCCCGACTTCCTCCTCGACGTCCTGGTCCGCCCCGATCGGCCGGACACGCCCGCAGCCCGGCTGTCCGTGGCGGCGCTCGAGGGCCTGACATGA
- a CDS encoding PIG-L family deacetylase gives MLVVAAHPDDEVLGFGGTLAVLAAARIRLRLVSVTDGEASHPRSATATARHLAAVRTRELHHALGRLGADAQHVTLGLPDGRVDHHERDLTHSLTELLDTCDLCVAPFHCDLHPDHEAAGRAALAAGTARGVPVWEYPVWAWHWAAPGDPRLPWHRAARIPLPPSAVARKNEALECFRSQIRPLGEDPGDEAILPPAELDHFRRDFEVVWQ, from the coding sequence GTGCTGGTCGTGGCCGCCCACCCGGACGACGAGGTCCTCGGCTTCGGCGGGACCCTCGCCGTCCTCGCCGCGGCCCGCATCCGCCTGCGACTGGTCTCCGTCACCGACGGAGAGGCCTCACACCCCCGCAGCGCCACCGCCACGGCCCGCCACCTGGCGGCCGTACGGACCCGCGAGCTCCACCACGCCCTCGGCCGCCTCGGCGCCGACGCGCAGCACGTCACCCTCGGACTACCCGACGGCCGGGTCGACCACCACGAGCGCGATCTCACCCACAGCCTCACCGAGCTCCTGGACACGTGCGACCTGTGCGTGGCCCCCTTCCACTGCGACCTGCACCCGGACCACGAGGCCGCGGGCCGGGCCGCGCTGGCCGCCGGCACAGCCCGCGGGGTTCCGGTCTGGGAGTACCCGGTCTGGGCCTGGCACTGGGCTGCGCCCGGCGACCCCCGGCTGCCCTGGCACCGCGCTGCCCGCATCCCGCTGCCGCCCTCCGCCGTGGCGCGAAAGAACGAGGCATTGGAGTGCTTCCGCAGCCAGATCCGTCCGCTGGGCGAGGATCCCGGAGACGAGGCGATCCTGCCGCCCGCCGAACTCGACCACTTCCGGCGCGACTTCGAGGTGGTCTGGCAATGA
- a CDS encoding FMN-binding glutamate synthase family protein: protein MLRILWVAWLVCAATAAAVAGLLLSPWWWCAAGPLLALAVLAVADLLQTRHAVLRSYPVLGHLRFALESIRPELQQYFIERNVDGRPFDRDTRSIVYERAKGTDAEEPFGTELDLYESGREFLVPSMAPVAVRTDVPRVRIGGPDCAQPYDMALLNVSAMSFGSLSANAVLALNAGAARGGFAHDTGEGGLSEYHLRPGGDLVWEIGTGYFGCRTHGGGFDPDQFAAKAAHPQVKCVSLKLSQGAKPGIGGVLPGAKVNAEIAKVRGVPQGRTVISPPYHQVFSTPRELVRFVARMRELAGGKPTGFKLCVGSRRQFLAVCKAVLAEGVTPDFIIVDGAEGGTGAAPLEFADHMGMPLTEGLMTVHNALLGTGLRDRIRIGASGKIATGSDLVKRLIQGADYTNAARAMMFAIGCIQAQRCHTNTCPVGVTTQDPRRARALHVGDKSRRVQLFQEATVKSALQIMAAMGVDDPSQLDPHMLRRRLDTQTIRSYAELHPPLAPGQLLDDAPDAWAQDWQAAHPDRFTL, encoded by the coding sequence GTGCTGAGAATCCTGTGGGTTGCCTGGCTGGTCTGCGCGGCGACGGCGGCCGCCGTCGCGGGTTTGCTGCTGTCGCCGTGGTGGTGGTGCGCCGCCGGTCCGCTACTGGCCCTGGCGGTGCTTGCGGTGGCGGACCTGCTGCAGACCCGGCATGCCGTGTTGCGCAGCTACCCGGTCCTCGGCCACCTGCGCTTCGCTCTCGAGAGCATCAGGCCCGAGCTCCAGCAGTACTTCATCGAGCGCAACGTCGACGGCCGTCCCTTCGACCGCGACACCCGCAGCATCGTCTACGAGCGGGCGAAGGGCACCGACGCCGAGGAGCCGTTCGGGACCGAGCTGGACCTGTACGAGAGCGGACGCGAGTTCCTGGTGCCGTCGATGGCACCGGTCGCGGTGCGCACCGATGTCCCCAGGGTGCGGATCGGCGGCCCGGATTGCGCTCAGCCCTACGACATGGCGCTGCTGAACGTGTCCGCGATGAGTTTCGGCTCGCTGTCGGCCAACGCCGTGCTGGCGCTGAACGCCGGAGCGGCCCGGGGAGGGTTCGCCCACGACACCGGGGAGGGCGGCCTGTCCGAGTACCACCTGCGGCCCGGCGGCGACCTGGTGTGGGAGATCGGCACCGGGTACTTCGGCTGCCGGACCCACGGCGGCGGCTTCGACCCGGACCAGTTCGCCGCGAAGGCCGCGCACCCGCAGGTCAAGTGCGTCTCCCTGAAACTGAGCCAGGGTGCCAAGCCCGGCATCGGCGGTGTCCTGCCCGGCGCCAAGGTCAATGCCGAGATCGCAAAGGTGCGCGGTGTACCGCAGGGCCGCACCGTCATCTCACCGCCCTACCACCAGGTCTTCTCCACCCCGCGTGAACTGGTCCGTTTCGTGGCCCGCATGCGCGAGCTGGCGGGCGGCAAACCGACCGGGTTCAAGCTCTGCGTCGGCTCGCGCCGTCAGTTCCTCGCGGTCTGCAAAGCCGTGCTCGCCGAGGGCGTGACGCCGGACTTCATCATCGTCGACGGCGCCGAGGGCGGCACCGGCGCCGCTCCGCTGGAGTTCGCCGACCACATGGGGATGCCCCTGACCGAGGGCCTGATGACCGTGCACAACGCACTGCTCGGCACCGGCCTGCGCGACCGGATCCGCATCGGCGCGAGCGGCAAGATCGCGACGGGGAGCGATCTGGTGAAGCGCCTCATCCAGGGCGCCGACTACACCAACGCCGCGCGGGCCATGATGTTCGCCATCGGCTGCATCCAGGCACAACGCTGCCACACCAACACCTGCCCGGTCGGCGTGACCACCCAGGACCCGCGCCGCGCCCGTGCCCTGCACGTGGGGGACAAGTCGCGGCGGGTGCAGCTCTTCCAGGAAGCGACCGTCAAGAGCGCCCTGCAGATCATGGCGGCGATGGGCGTCGACGACCCGTCACAGCTGGACCCTCATATGCTCCGGCGCAGGCTCGACACCCAGACGATCCGCTCCTACGCCGAGCTCCACCCTCCGCTGGCGCCGGGACAGCTCCTCGACGACGCCCCCGATGCGTGGGCGCAGGACTGGCAGGCCGCACACCCCGACCGCTTCACCCTCTGA